Within Pseudomonas cichorii, the genomic segment TGACCCGACCGCAAACTGCAATGATCACGACACTCGCTACGGTGAAGCCGTGTTCCAGCGCATGCATGCCGACATGGTGCGTCACGGCACCACCCCGAGCGAGTACCGCAAAGGCATTTTCGGCGGGGGCTGCATGACGCGCTTCGAGGGCAACGGCCTGCGCAAGATCGGCCACACCAACAGCGATTTCGCCCGCAAGGAATTCCACCTGCGCAAATGGTCGGTGGACTTGCACGATCTCAATGGCGACCATTACCGCCGCCTGCAGATCGATGGACTGAGCGGCAGGATCGAATGCCAGCGCAATGAAGTCACGTTGCCCGTCATCACACAGAACTCAAGGACAGGTGGACATATTCTGTGATCCGCGTATTCATCGTCGACGACTCGGCCCTGGTTCGCCAGGTACTGACCAATTGCCTGGCAAGCCACCCCGGTATCGAGGTGATCGGCCAGGCCAGCGACCCGATCTACGCCATCGACAAGATGCGGCGCGACTGGCCGGATGTCATCATTCTGGACGTGGAAATGCCGCGCATGGACGGCCTGACCTTTCTGCGCCAGATCATGAGCGAGCGCCCGACCCCGACCCTGATCTGCTCGACCCTGACCGAAGCCGGTGCCAGTGTTTCCGTCGAAGCCCTGGCGGCCGGTGCGGTGGGTGTTTTCACCAAGGCCCGGCTGGGCCTGAAACAGAGCCTTGAGCAGATCTCGGGGGATCTGATCCGCAAGATCGAAGAAGCCGCCCGCACCCGCCCAGGCGCTTTCCGGCCACCTGCACGTACCCAGGCCGCGGAGGCACCGCCGCCACCGGCAAACCCGCTGCTCAGAACCACCGACCGGGTCGTGGCTCTGGGCTGTTCGACCGGCGGCACCCAGGCACTGGAATTCATTCTTCGCCAACTGCCACGTGACTGTCCGGGCATTGTGATCGTTCAACACATGCCGGAGAAATTCACGGCCGATTTTGCCAGGCGTCTCGACAGCCTGTGTCAGATCGAAGTCCGCGAAGCCAAACACCTGGACCGCGTTCACAGCGGCCTGGCCTTGATCGCCCCCGGCGGTCTGCACATGCAGCTCAAGCGCAACGGAGCCCACTATCAGGTCGAGGTTCTCGACGGCCCACCGGTCAACCGGCACAAGCCATCGGTAGATGTGCTGTTCCGCTCCATGGCCAGACATGCAGGCGCCAATACCCTGGGCGTGATCATGACCGGCATGGGTGACGATGGCGCCCGCGGCCTGCTGGCCATGCGTGAAAGCGGAGCCCATACCGTCGCTCAGGATGAGGCCAGCTGCATTGTCTTCGGCATGCCCAAGGAAGCCATTCGCATGGGCGCTGCACAAGCGATAGAACCGCTGTCCAGAGTACCGATACTGATCCAACAGTTTGGTGACAGCGCACGGCATGGCTAACGCAATGCCAGCGCCACAATCAGGGATAGGGATGTCCTTTGAGTGGCCGTATTTCGCACGGATGCAGTCCGCTATCAGCGGGCTATCATCAACTCCCACGGGAGAACAGTAATCGTAGCTTTCACTCGTTGCCAGCTATACCCTTCCCATGCGACACAGGCCGGAAATATGCCTTGCCGAATTCTGCTCGCTGATAGCTACCCATTGTTTCGGGCGGGTATCCGGGCACTACTGGAAAAACAACACGAATACGAAATCGTCGGTGAAGCTGGCGATGGAGACAGCATCATCCAGCTGGCTTGCCTGCTGTCGCCGGACATCGTCCTGCTGGACATGTCCATGGAGCGATCATGCAGCGTGCATGCACTGGAAGAACTGTCGGTGCATGCGCCCTGCTCCAAGGTGCTGATGCTGTCGACACATACCGACTCAGGCTTTGTCATGAAGTGCCTGCAACTGGGTGCCCAGGGCTATCTGCTCAAGAGCGCCAGTTTTCTGGAGCTGGAACTGGCCCTGCAAGCATTGCAGCATGGCGATCAATACCTGTCTTCGGAGGTCGTGCCGCTGGTGGTCAGCGAGGCAGTCAAGAAAAGCCTCACGCCCCACTCGCCCACAAGATCCGGAAATTTTTCACTGACCGAACGACAGCTTGAAATCCTGCGCCTGATCGCCCGTGGCGAATCGACCCGTTCCATCGCACTGGGTCTTGGCCTGAGCGTCAAGACGGTGGAAGCCCATCGCTCCCAGGTCATGCATCGTCTGGGGATTCACGACCTTGCCAGTCTGGTGCTTTTCGCCGTTCGGGAAGGGATCATTCAGGTCAACGATTAGCATGACGTCAGAAGTGGCGGCTCAAAGGCCGTCACTTCAGGCAACGCCTGATCCCACCTCACAACCTCCACCGATGCGGTTTGTGCCGAGCAGCCCTGAGACAGGCTTGAAGACCCTGCATCGAGGGTGATCACGTTCGGGTTGCCATGTTTCTCAAGGCAGCCCTTCTGGCCATGTATCAGAGGGTCGAACCAGGCTCCCGTGGCGATCTGCACGACACCAGGACGAATGTCGTCCGAGACAATCACCCCGGCCAGAAAAGCACCGCGCTCATTGAAGACCTTGACCACATCGCCGTCACCAATACCGCGTGCCTGGGCATCGCGGCGATTGAGGGTCAATGGCTCGCGTTCGCGGATCTTCGAGGCGCGGCTATAGGCGCCATGATCGTACTGACTGTGCAGGCGGGTTCGCGGCTGGTTGGACAGCAGGTGCAAGGGAAATGAGGTCGCAGGCTTGTCCAGCCAGACCGGATGCCCCGGACAGTCCGCGTAACCGAACCCGGCAATGCGCTCGGAGAAAATTTCGATACGCCCTGAAGGTGTGGGCAAAGGGTTGGCCTGCGGATCATCGCGAAAAGGCTTGAGCAGAATCATGTCGGTTTCGGGGTATTGCACCTCGAACAGGCCGTCGCGCCAGAACCGGTCATAGTCCGGCAACTGTACGCCAAAGGTTTCAGCCCGCTCGCGAGACTGCTCATAGATATGACGCAGCCAGGCCGATGCATCACGCCCTTCGGTGAAGGTATCGATAAAGCCCAGGCGCTGCGCCAGGTCGGCAAAGATCGAATAGTCGTCGCGGGCTTCGCCCACCGGCTCGATGGCTTGCTCCATGGCGATCATGAAACGGTCGGAAGCCGAGCTGCCGATGTCATTGCGCTCCAGCGCCGTGGTCGCAGGCAGGACGATATCGGCGTACCTGGCCTGGGCGGTCCAGTACTGCTCGTGAACGATGATGGTTTCAGGCCGCTGCCAGGCATCCAGCAGGCGGTTGAGGTCCTGATGGTGGTGGAAGATATTACCGCCGGCCCAGTACACCAGCCGAATGTCGGGATAGTGCCGCTGCTGGCCGTTGTAATCGAAAGGCTCGCCGGGGTTGAGCAGCATGTCGGCGACACGCGCCACCGGGATAAAATCCTTGACCGGGTTGCTGCCCTGCTCGAAGCGTGGCCCCGAGAATGCCTTGCGACCGCTGCCCGTATTGTTCATGCAGCCATAGCCCAGACCAAAACCGCCTCCCGGCAAACCGATCTGCCCCAGCAACGCGGCCAGGGTCACGGTCATCCAGAACGGTTGTTCGCCATGAATGGAGCGCTGCAAGGAATAGGCGACATTGATCATGGTCCGCTTACTGGCCATGCGCTGCGCCAGTTCGGTGATCTGGCGGGCCGGGATTCCAGTCAGTTGCTCGGCCCATTGCGTGTCCTTTGGCTGCCCGTCGACATGCCCCAGCAGATACTCGCGAAAGCGCTTATAGCCCACGGTATAGCGCTGCACAAAGGCTTCGTCATACAACCCTTGAGTAATCAAGACCCAGGACAACGCCATCATCAGCGCCGTATCGCTGCCGGGACGAACCGCCAGCCATTCATTCTTTTCAGGGCCGACCAAGTCATCGCGCAACGGGCTGACATTGACGAACTCCACACCCGCTTTCGACATCGCCTGCAAGGCATCAGCCAGCAGGTGATCACTGGCACCGCCGGGGCTGGTCTGGGCGTTCTTGGCGGGCAAGCCACCGAAGGCCACGAACAGCTCGCAATGCTCGGCCAGGTTCTTCCAGGAGGTATGCGCCGCCAGCAGCCAGTCCATATTGCCGACGATATGCGGCATCAACACCCGACCTGCGCCGAGGCTGTAACTGTCGGTGCTGAACACATAACCACCCAGGCAGTTGAGGAAGCGATGCAACTGACTCTGGGCATGATGAAAACGCCCTGCACTGCCCCAGCCATAACTGCCGCCAAAGATGGCCTGATTGCCATGCTCGCCCCTGATGCGCTTCAGCTCTCGGGCGACCAGATCCAGTGCAACGTCCCAGGACACTTCGACGAAAGGCTCCTGGCCACGCAGTTCAGGCCGACCACCGGACTCCTGAAGGAAGCTGCGACGCACGGCGGGACGCTTGATACGGGTCGGCGACGTGATGGCGCCTGCCACCGAATCACCGATGGGCGAAGGGTCCTTGTCCCACTCGGCGGGCACCAGCGCTTCAAGCTTTCCGTCCACAACCTGTGGGCGGTAGACGCCCCAGTGCAATGAAGTGAACGTCATGGTGAAGGGCTCCTGAGTGGTTGGGGCGTGGGGTTTCGCGAATGAATTCGCTCCAACAGCCGGGTGTGGAATTCATTCGCGAATAAAGCATGAATCAACGTGAAACCTGCTCCTGCAATTTAAGCGCCGAATTGAACGACTCATCGAACACACTGGCCGCAGGATAGCTTTTGGTCAGCCCGGCACTGTTGAAAAAATCGATGGTCTGCTGCGCGCCCGCAATCACTTCAGGTGTAATCGGTACCACGACGATCTGCGAGCGGGAGAACCAGCGGCGGGCGACTTCAGCGTCGGCTCGGGTCAGGCCTGACCAGGCGTTGGCGTAGGTTTCGCTGTTTTTCGGATCACGCACCGACCAGTCGCGGGCCGCTTGCAAACGCTGAAGGAAATCGTTGATCCGGGCACGCTTGTTCTTGATGGCCTTGTCGTTGGCAACAATGAAACTCTGGGCCGGAATCAGCCCCTTGGCCGTGATGATGATCCTGGCGCCCTGGCGTTCCTGCTGGGTGACGTAGGGCTCCCAGGTCGCAATGGCATCCACCGAACCGCCGTCCAGAGCATGAGAGGAATCCAGCGCACTGAGGTAACGATACTCCACGGCATCACGGGGCACACCCGCCTTGTCCAGTGCAGTGAGCATCAATTGCTGGCTGAAAGAGCCTTTCCAGATCGCCACTTTCTTGCCTGCCAGATCCGCAACGCTCTTGATGGAAGAGTCCTTGCGTACCACGATGGCCACGCCATCCAGATTCTGCCGCGACACGCCGATGACCTTGATCGGTGCGCCCAGAGCGCCCATGAACAGCGCCGGCGAATCCCCCAGCAGGCCAATATCCAGACTGCCAACGTTCAAGGCTTCGGCCACTGGCGAGCCGGCGGTGAACTGCTTCCATTCCAGTTCGTAAGGCAGGTCGTTGAGCACCCCCGCAGCTTCCATCACGGTACGGGCGCTGTAGCTCTGGTCGCCCACCACCAGATCAGCGGCCTGAGCATTCAACGAAGCCGCAAGCGTCAGGAACAGACCGGACAGAACGCTTTTTTTCCATCGGGCAAGGGTGTTGTCGGACACGTGCAATCTCCACTGGATCGAAATGGGGTCTGGATCCGCAGGTGCGGTAGCCGATTTTTTGATAACGGTTTCAATGTTTGAAACGAATTCTTAGAACCCTATCATTCTAAAAAACATTATCTAAATTCATTTTCGATCTAGCCTAATATGCAAACAGCTCAGTTATCACCCAGTCAGCTCAAAGGGTATCGCTGGTTGCCAACCGTTCGCGCAAGAACTCGATCAGGGCCTGCACCGGCCTTGAAGCCTGACGATGCTGTGGATAAACCGCCGACAATGTGAGGGGCTCGGGACGCAGGTCATCCAGCACCCTGACCAGACTTCCACTGCTCAGCGCGGCCCCGACAATGAAGGTCGGCAAGTAGGTGATGCCAAGCCCGGCAATCGCCGCATCTCGCAACAACTCGCCGTTATTGGTACGCATCCGCCCGCTGACATTGAGGCTCACGGGTTTGCCGCTGCCCTGAAAACGCCACTGCACCTGACGGTTATGGCCATAGGGCAAGCAGTCGTGGGCGTGGAGGTCTTCAGGTTTTTCCGGACGTCCCCGTTCAGCCAGATATGCAGGGCTGGCGCAGTACACCCGGTCAATTGTTGCGATACGCCGGGCAATCAGGCTGGAGTCTTCCAG encodes:
- a CDS encoding LysR family transcriptional regulator, yielding MNPFEDMRIFCQVMESGSFTAASDKLGLSKQFVSRRLMQLEERLGVRLLNRSTRRLDVTPLGQSYYESALRLLGDVEQVEQGISGQNSEPRGTLRLSAPLSFAVAHLGCLLPLFLQRYRDVAVEVDLSDRPVDLLSEGYDLVLRIGVLEDSSLIARRIATIDRVYCASPAYLAERGRPEKPEDLHAHDCLPYGHNRQVQWRFQGSGKPVSLNVSGRMRTNNGELLRDAAIAGLGITYLPTFIVGAALSSGSLVRVLDDLRPEPLTLSAVYPQHRQASRPVQALIEFLRERLATSDTL
- a CDS encoding response regulator encodes the protein MPCRILLADSYPLFRAGIRALLEKQHEYEIVGEAGDGDSIIQLACLLSPDIVLLDMSMERSCSVHALEELSVHAPCSKVLMLSTHTDSGFVMKCLQLGAQGYLLKSASFLELELALQALQHGDQYLSSEVVPLVVSEAVKKSLTPHSPTRSGNFSLTERQLEILRLIARGESTRSIALGLGLSVKTVEAHRSQVMHRLGIHDLASLVLFAVREGIIQVND
- a CDS encoding chemotaxis protein CheD produces the protein MSINQPLFLRPGDYFFGRHDGPVTTLLGSCVSVILWHPRWRLLGVSHYLLPRDPTANCNDHDTRYGEAVFQRMHADMVRHGTTPSEYRKGIFGGGCMTRFEGNGLRKIGHTNSDFARKEFHLRKWSVDLHDLNGDHYRRLQIDGLSGRIECQRNEVTLPVITQNSRTGGHIL
- a CDS encoding ABC transporter substrate-binding protein gives rise to the protein MSDNTLARWKKSVLSGLFLTLAASLNAQAADLVVGDQSYSARTVMEAAGVLNDLPYELEWKQFTAGSPVAEALNVGSLDIGLLGDSPALFMGALGAPIKVIGVSRQNLDGVAIVVRKDSSIKSVADLAGKKVAIWKGSFSQQLMLTALDKAGVPRDAVEYRYLSALDSSHALDGGSVDAIATWEPYVTQQERQGARIIITAKGLIPAQSFIVANDKAIKNKRARINDFLQRLQAARDWSVRDPKNSETYANAWSGLTRADAEVARRWFSRSQIVVVPITPEVIAGAQQTIDFFNSAGLTKSYPAASVFDESFNSALKLQEQVSR
- a CDS encoding molybdopterin guanine dinucleotide-containing S/N-oxide reductase, translating into MTFTSLHWGVYRPQVVDGKLEALVPAEWDKDPSPIGDSVAGAITSPTRIKRPAVRRSFLQESGGRPELRGQEPFVEVSWDVALDLVARELKRIRGEHGNQAIFGGSYGWGSAGRFHHAQSQLHRFLNCLGGYVFSTDSYSLGAGRVLMPHIVGNMDWLLAAHTSWKNLAEHCELFVAFGGLPAKNAQTSPGGASDHLLADALQAMSKAGVEFVNVSPLRDDLVGPEKNEWLAVRPGSDTALMMALSWVLITQGLYDEAFVQRYTVGYKRFREYLLGHVDGQPKDTQWAEQLTGIPARQITELAQRMASKRTMINVAYSLQRSIHGEQPFWMTVTLAALLGQIGLPGGGFGLGYGCMNNTGSGRKAFSGPRFEQGSNPVKDFIPVARVADMLLNPGEPFDYNGQQRHYPDIRLVYWAGGNIFHHHQDLNRLLDAWQRPETIIVHEQYWTAQARYADIVLPATTALERNDIGSSASDRFMIAMEQAIEPVGEARDDYSIFADLAQRLGFIDTFTEGRDASAWLRHIYEQSRERAETFGVQLPDYDRFWRDGLFEVQYPETDMILLKPFRDDPQANPLPTPSGRIEIFSERIAGFGYADCPGHPVWLDKPATSFPLHLLSNQPRTRLHSQYDHGAYSRASKIREREPLTLNRRDAQARGIGDGDVVKVFNERGAFLAGVIVSDDIRPGVVQIATGAWFDPLIHGQKGCLEKHGNPNVITLDAGSSSLSQGCSAQTASVEVVRWDQALPEVTAFEPPLLTSC
- a CDS encoding protein-glutamate methylesterase/protein-glutamine glutaminase; the encoded protein is MIRVFIVDDSALVRQVLTNCLASHPGIEVIGQASDPIYAIDKMRRDWPDVIILDVEMPRMDGLTFLRQIMSERPTPTLICSTLTEAGASVSVEALAAGAVGVFTKARLGLKQSLEQISGDLIRKIEEAARTRPGAFRPPARTQAAEAPPPPANPLLRTTDRVVALGCSTGGTQALEFILRQLPRDCPGIVIVQHMPEKFTADFARRLDSLCQIEVREAKHLDRVHSGLALIAPGGLHMQLKRNGAHYQVEVLDGPPVNRHKPSVDVLFRSMARHAGANTLGVIMTGMGDDGARGLLAMRESGAHTVAQDEASCIVFGMPKEAIRMGAAQAIEPLSRVPILIQQFGDSARHG